CCGAAATTTTCCATGGAACGCAGGAAGATCGTGACCTTGACGATCTTGTCGAGCCCGGATCCCGCGGCCTTCAGCGCCCGGTTGAGGTTACGGAAGGCCTGTTCGGCCTGGCGGTCGAAATCACCAACGCCGACCAGATTGCCGTCGTCGCCGATTGCCGCCTGACCGGAGACGAAGACGAAGCCATTGGCCTTGATCGCCTGGGAAAGCAGGAAGGGTGCATAGGGATCCGGCTGGGTGACGACCTGTTCGAGAGACATGGGATGTCCTTTCATGCTTGAGATTTTCTCAGCTTGGCGCTGTTGCCTTGGCTGTTGATCCCAATATGCTAGGGCGAGCATCGGCTGACAAAGAGTGATTTCTCAGCCAATGGATGAGGTGAATTCATCTATGAGGTTGGAATGAGGAAGTTGCCGCCGCTCGGTGCACTCAGGGTTTTTGAAGCGGCCGCGCGGCGGATGAGCTTCAAGCTGGCGGCCGAGGAACTGAACGTTTCTGCCACTGCTGTCAGCCACCAGATCCGCCAGCTGGAGGAGATTCTGGAGGTCAAGCTCTTCGAGCGCGAGACGCGGCAGGTGCATCTGACGGCTGCCGGCAAGGCGCTGTTTCCGGTGCTGCGTGATGGGCTCGACCGTTTCGAGCAGGCGATTGCCGATGTGCGCCGCGAGCAGGCGGGCAAGGTCGCGCGGCTCACCTCCACTGTCGCCTTCGTCGCCAAGCGGCTGGCGCCGCTCGCCGGGTCGTTTCGTGAGGCCTATCCAGACTGGACCTTGCGGCTTGACGCCTCCAACAGGACGATCGATCTGGAGGCGGATGCGGACGCCGCGATCCGTTTCGGGGGCGGGCACTACCCGGGGCTCGTCACCGAGCCTTTGTTTGCCGATCGTTTTGCCCCGGTCTGCGCGCCGAGACTGGCGCCGGCAAGTGTGGCCGATCTCAAACGGGAAACGCTCATTCATTTCGACTGGGGCCCGTCACGCCGCAATGATCACCGCGCGCCCGTCTGGCGGCATTGGCTGGAGCGGGCGGGCGCGCCCGATGTCGATGCCGGCGCGCAGCTCTCCTTTACCGACGAAATCCATGCCGTGCAGTCGGCGATCGCCGGGCAGGGCATTGCCCTCTTGAGCCTCACGCTGGTCGCCGAGGAGCTTTCCTCCGGCATTCTCGTTCAGCCGTTCGACCTGACGCTGGAAAGCGACCGCTACGACCTCGTCTACAGTCCGCGCATGGCGGACCGGCCTGCAACTCGCGTGCTTCGCGATTGGGTGCGCGCGCAGTTTAGCGGCGATGCCTGATCCGTGAGCTGATCTCGCTCAGTCGTCGAAGCCGAGGAAGTCCGGCGCCCAACGGCGGCTGGTGAGGCGCAACGAACGGTCGGGCTCGATGATGTACGTCTCGTAGACTTTGCGGCCGTAGGAATCGATGAACTGGTGCGGCACGATGCTACCGACGGGCGCCTTCTTCAGCTTGGTGCGTGGCTGGCCGCCATAGGTGATGCTGCCGGGGATGGGCTGGAGGTTTGGCGAGTAGCCGTAGGTGAGGTTGGAGGGGCCGGTCGAGGCCGTGCAGCCGCTGAGAAGCAGCACGACGGAGAGGGCGGCAAAAGCGTGTTTCATGTCGGCGATCCTCAGATGGCTATGTCAGGCGCACACCGCGTCGAACGTCAGGCGGAAACGCCTTGGACGATCGTTACCGGTACGGTCCAGCACTCTCTTCTAAAGAGTAGCGCTTAAACGGAAAATTCCAAGTTCTGTCATGCGGAATCCCGCAAGCAATGCTTGCAAATGTTCACGACTTGTACCAGTTGTGGAAAACTCGATCGCGACAGTTGCGGCCGGTTTGCGTGCAACCTGACGTTCGAATGTTTTTCGAACGGTTTGGGCGCGCTTTGGGAGGTGAAATGGCAGCGTGGCACTATGTGATCGGGTCGGAGCGAAACGGGCCCGTCAGCGACAACAGACTGCTGGCGATGATCGCGCGAGACGAGCTTTCACCGGATGTACTGGTCTGGCGGGATGGGCAGGCGGAATGGATCCCGGCACGCGAAACGCGGGAGATCGGGGCGGCAGTGCGGCGAGTGACGCCGGTGCCGGCCCCACAGGCGGCACCGCCACCGTTGCCTCGTTATCCACTTGCCCGCCCGTGGCCACGCTTTCTGGCGCGCGTCTTCGATCTGCTGCTGCTTTACATACCGGCTATATTCGTCTTGTCCCTAGCGGCGTTTGCACTGCCGGAGGACATCGTCGATCTCAATCCGTTGTTGCTGCGTGCGGCGGCGGGCGATCTCTCATCGGTGTTTTCTCTAATTCTTCTCGTGCAATTGGTAAGCTTCGCCATTCTGGCGCTGATCACGGCCGCCTTCGGAACGTCGCTCGGCAAGCTGATCTTCAGCGTGCGCGTCGTGCCGCTTCTCGGGCAGAAGCGGCTCGGCTTCCACCTCGAGCGTGAATTCACCGTCTGGCTGCGCGGGCTCGCGCTTTCCATCGTCCCGGCCTCGATCGTCACAGCGATCCTTCAGTATCGCCGCGTGTCGGATGGGCAGCCAGCCGGCTACGACGAGCGCAAGGCACGGGTCGAGGGCAAGCCGATCTCCGGTGTGCGGCTTGCCGGCGGCATTGTCTCCACACTGTTGGCACCGATCCTCCTGATTATGTTGTTTACGGTCGTTCTCAACCAGATCCCTATGTCCAAGAAGGACTTGGACGTCCCGGCATCGACCCGATGGGTGAACCCGGAGACGCTGGGCGAAGCCCGCTTCGATCGCCCCTTCAAGGCCGACACGTTGAAAGGCGCCGGCAACGTCAATACCTATTTTGAGGCGCAGGACCTGTCGGTCACCATGCTCTTCGAACACGACATCAATGTCGGCACAGGCGTCGGCTCTGCGGAATATGCCAGGACTTGGGACGCCGACCTGCAGAAATTCTTCACTGTCACATCGCCCTGGCGGCCGCTGACGATCGGCGGAAAGCGTGCCTATCGCGCATCGGCCGCGTCGGTGGGCAATGCCGCGGGTGATATCGAGCTGACCTTCGTTTTGACCGACGCAGGGGCCTGGCGAATTGTCGTTTACGCCGGTGCTGCAAAGCTTGCCGATCTCGACATGGAGCGAAACGTGACGGCGCTGTTTGAAACGATCGATTGAAATGGGGCGCCTTGCACGAACGGGCTTGCCGGGTCGCGGCGCATGAATTTATCCGCGCACGGGCGCGTGAGGTTTGGGGGAAGAAATGACGCTCTGGCATTATGCCGTCGGCAGCGAGGAAAAGGGTCCGATTGACGAAACGGAGCTCCTTGCTCTGGTCAGGACGGGCGCTTTGGCGCCTGACACGCTGGTCTGGCGATCGGGCAGGGGCGACTGGATGCGCATCGCCGACACGCCCGAGCTGATCGTGGAGTTCGAGCCGGAGCAGCCGGCGAGCGAACAGCGGCACGATGCGTTGCCGCCGATCCCGAGCCTGCCGCTGGCACGGCCCTGGGCGCGATTCTGGGCAACGTCGCTGGACCTCGCCCTGCTGTTCTATGCGGCGAACCTCATGCTCACGTTCGCGGTCCTTCTTCTTCTTCCCTGGCCAGTTCTGCAACTCTATTATCAGGAGTGGCGCATTGCCATCCTTGTGGCGGCGGTCTTCGTGAGCGCCACGATCGCCGTTGTGCTGCGCGCCGTCATCATGGCGCTGTTTGGCACGTCGCCCGGCAAGGCGCTCTTCGGCATTCGTGTGGTGCAGCTCAACGGGCAGTCCCGTGGGCTGTTCCATCTGACCCGCGAGCTGATGATGTGGCTGAAGGGCCTGGCGCTGCATATCTTCCCGCTGTTTTTCGTCACGCTCATCCTGCAATACCGCCGTGTCGCGCACGGCGAGCCTGCCGGTCATGACCGGGGACGGGCCCGGGTGGAAGGGCGCCGGATTTCGGGGACGCGCTTTGCCGCCGGTGTCGTGGTGGCGCTGCTTACTCCGGTCGCATTGGGCAAGGCCATGGACCCGGCGGCGACCTGGATGGTTGCCGCCCTGACCCCGCCGCCACCGATGCAGACCTTCGTCAATCCAGTGACCGGCAGGCAGGCGACGTTCGAGGCGGCCTGGGTCGTCGAGAATCTCTCGCGCGACAACATGCTCTTTGCGATCAGCTCGGACCAGGCAGGCGGCGGCATGTATTTCGGGCACGAGCAAATCCCGGCAACAATGGACGAACGGCAATATGCCGAGGTGCTCGCCGAGCTGCAGGCAAGGGCGGGATACGAGGCGAGCGCAGACTGGGCGCCGGTGATGATCAACGGCCAAGGGGCGATGCGCCTGGCGATGAAGTCGACCAAGGAACCGGACACCACCGCGGAGATCACCATTGCACTGCGTGGGCGAGACGCCTGGCGGATGGTTACCTTTCTGATGGAGGGTAAGAAGCGGGACGAGGCGTTCGCTGCGCTGGAGGCGGCGGTATTCAGGACCATTGAGTAGCGGGGCGGCAGGGCTGCCACCTCGCCGCCGGGCGACGCCGCGCAATCGATGCGCTTCGCACTCATGCCCAGATTTGTCGCTGAGGTGAATTCCGATTTGCCGAAACATGGGTTACGTCTTGTGTGAACTTCTGCGCGGATCGCGCGTTCCGGCTTTTGTCAGCCGCACGTTCCGTCCCGCCCAGTCCCTTCGCTGAACCCGGATATTGCATGACCGCCGATCAGTCCCTCGCGTTTATCGTCATCGGCGCCATGATGGCCTTCTTCATCTGGGGGCGGTTTCGATACGACGTGATCGCCTGTTCGGCGCTGATGCTGGCGGTCGCCGTCGGCATCGTTCCCTACGATCATGCCTTCGATGGTTTCAGTGACGACATCGTCATCATCGTCGGCAGCGCCCTGATCGTCAGCGCGGGTGTGGCGCGCTCGGGCATCGTCGACGCCGCCATCCAGCGGTTCCTGCCGAACATCTCCTCGGTCCGCGCACAGCTCGCCCTGCTGGTCATCACGGTGACGGTGCTTTCCGCCTTCATCAAGAACATCGGGGCGCTGGCGATCATGCTGCCGGTCGCCTTCCAGTTTGCCCGGCGGTCGAATGTTCAGCCTTCCGCCTTCCTGATGCCGATGGCCTTCGGCTCGCTGATCGGCGGGCTCATGACCCAGGTCGGCACGTCGCCGAATATCGTCGTCTCGCGGGTGCGCCAGGAGCTGACCGGCGAGAGCTTCACGATGTTCGATTTCACGCCCGTCGGCGCGACGCTGGCGCTGGTCGGCTGCATCTTTCTGCTGTTTGCCTACAAGCTGGTGCCGCAGCGCACCAGCCAGCAGATTTCCGTGCATTCGGCGATCGAGATCACCGATTATACCTCCGAGGCGGTAGTCGCCGCCGGTTCGCCGGCGATCGGCAAGGCGCTCAGCAATCTGGTGAAACTCGGCGACGGCGGAGCCGTCGTCATCGCCATATTTCGCCGCGGCCTGCATCTGGCGCCGCTGCCCGACGTGACGCTCGAGGCCGACGACATCCTGCTTTTTGAAGGCGACCCGGGGGCACTCGATCGCATCGTCTCGCAAGGCAAGCTGAAGATTGCCGGCGACCGCGCACCGCATGGTCGGGAAAAGGCCGGCGACGAAATCGAGGCGATCGAAGCCGTCGTCGGCAGCGGATCGCCGCTCGAGGGCATGTCGGCGCAGCGCCTGGCGTTGTTCAACACCCACAATATCAACCTGCTTGCCGTCAGCCGCCAGGGCGAGAGACTGAAGCAGCGGCTCGGCAGCATTCGCTTGCGGGCAGGCGACATCATCGTGCTGCAGGGCGCGCGGCGCGAACTGACGCTCTTCCTCCAGGACTTCGGCTGTCTGCCGCTGGCGCAGCGCGAGATCCTGCTTGGTACGACGCGAAAGGCGCCGCTGCCGCTTCTGGTTCTTGCGGCCGCTATGGGCTCGACGGCGGTCGGTCTCGTGCCGGTGCCGATCGCCTTCTTTGCGGCGGCTCTTGCCATGGTCGTCTTCCGCATCATCCCCTTGCGCGACTTCTATCGCTCGGTCGATGGGCCGATCCTGGTGATGCTGGCGGCGCTGATCCCGGTCAGCGATTCCTTGCGCACGACCGGGGGAACCGATGTCATAGCGCAGTGGCTCGGCACGGTTGCGGCCGGCCTGCCGCCGGCCGGCGCGCTGACGATCATCCTGCTCGCCGCCATGGCGGTGACGCCTTTCCTCAACAATGCGGCGACCGTGCTGGTCATGGCGCCGATCGCCGCCAGCTTTGCCGGTGCGCTCGGCTACAGGCCGGAAGCCTTCCTGATGGCGGTTGCCATCGGTGCCGGTTGCGATTTCCTGACACCGATCGGCCACCAGTGCAACACGCTGGTCATGGGGCCGGGCGGATACAAGTTCAGCGACTATCCGCGCCTCGGCCTGCCGCTGTCGATCGTGATCGTCATCGTCAGCATCCCGGCGCTGATGCTGGTCTGGCCGCTGCGTTAGGTGCGTGGCGGGGCTGGCTGCTGCGGACACGCGTGCTCTCGCAGAAATAGCCGTTACCGTGTACAGGTAGACGCGCGGTAGTGCCGCCGCAGGCTTGCCTATCCGTGAGGACCAAAGGGAGAAGACGGTATGAGCCCCAAGCCCACCGGCCACGTCAGTGGCAACGACCTGATCCTGACGCGCACGTTTCGTGCCCCCATCGACGATGTCTGGACGAGCGTGACAAGGTCCGAGAGCACCGCGCTGTGGTTCGGGCGCTGGGAAGGCGAGGCCGGTCCCGGCAAGACCGTGCGGCTGCAACTGCTCCATGAGAAAAGCCAGCCATGGACGGATGTCTTGATCGAGGAGTGCGCTGCGCCGCACCGCCTGGTCGTGGTGATGAAGGATGACGCCGGCGCGTGGCGGATCGAGCTGACATTCACGCAGAAGGGCGATGAGACCGAGTTGCAGCTGCTGCAGACGCTGAGCGACCCGAAGCTCGCAGGAGACGTCGGGCCGGGCTGGGAATACTACCTCGACATGCTGGTCGCGGTGCGCGCCGGCAAGCCCCTGCCGTCATTCTCGGACTATTATCCGTCGCAGAAGGCGCATTATCTGGAAGGCGTGTAGACCGAGCAGGCCTCCAATTGGACGGTCGCGTTCCATACACCGTTTGTGGCGTTGCCACTGCGGGCCACGCGGTTGTGTCGTAATGGGCGCGCGCGCCGCGGCAGCGGCGCTGTCCAGGGCGCTCCCTCACGATCGCAATTTGCTCGGAGCGGCACCGCCCCGAACCTCCCCGATTACGCCAGCACGGTGACGAGCACCGCGCCCCAGAGCGCGAGGAGAACGTTGCCGATCGCGTAGCCGAGACCGTAGCCGAGGGTCGGGACCTTGCTTCCGGCCGCCTCCTGCACGGCGGCAAGCGCCGGGGCCGACGTGCCGGCGCCACAGCAGGTGCCGGCGAGCACGCCTTCGTTCATGCGGAAGACCCAGCGGCCAAGCGCGAGCGCCGCGACATGCGAGATCGCGCAGATCAGGAAGCTGGCGATGACCAGTGCCGGGCCGGACTGGACGAGGCCGGCAACGAAGCTCGGGCCGGCGGAGATGCCGACGCAGGCAATGAAGGCGCAGAGCCCGACGCTGTCGAAGAACCAGAGCGTCGCCTCCGGCACGAAGCCGAAGGTGCGCCGCACCGAGCGCAGCCAGCCGGCGCAAAGGCCGGCAATCAGCACGCCGACGGCGACGCCGAGGCCGATTTCGAGCGCCCCGAGCTTCAGGGCGGGGATGCCGATGAGGCCGCCGAGGAAGATGAAGACGCCGACGAAAACCATGTCGGTCGCCGTCGTCTCACGGTCGGCATAGCCCAGAAGCGTGGCCGCTTCCTCGACATGGCGCCTGGCGCCGGCAATCGACATCACATCGCCGCGGCGCACCGTCAGCCCGGGAAAGATCGGGATCGGCTGGCCGGCGCGCAGAATGCTGCGCAGGAACACCGAGCGCGATTCCGGCTGCTGCCGCAGCTGCCACAGGCGTTTTCCGGCGACATCCTTGTTCGTCACCACCACGTCCAGCACTTCGACGGGAATGTCGAGAAGGGTGCGGTCGTCGATTTCGGTGCCGATCCGGCTGGAATATTCGACGAGGAAGCCGCGAAGGCCGGCAACGGCGATGACGTCTCCGGCCTGCAGGCGCTCCTTGGGTGCTGGGGTGATGATCTCCTCGGCCCGGCGGATCTGCTCGATATAGGCCTTCTGGTTTTCGGGGACCTTGGCTTCCGCTTCGGCAACAGTCAGTCCCACCAGGGCGTCGGCAATGACGAAAGCGCGCGCCTCGATCTCGCGGCGCGCCGTATCGCCGCCATTCTGCGGGGCGATCTTGAGCTCGGCTTCGAGCTCGGCGCAGGCGTCCTTCAGGCTGCGGCCGAACATCCGCGGCGCCAGTTGGGACTGGACGAGGATGGCGGTGACGACACCGACGAGATACGCGACCGCGAAGCCCGTCGCCACGGCGGATTCGAACTGGCTTGCCGCCTCCGGCGTCGGTGCCGTCTTGCGGAAGGTGTCGATCGCAACGCCGACGGTCGCCGATTCCGTCGCGCCCCCGGCAAGAACGCCTGCGGCCGTGCCGAGGTCAAAGCCGAAGAGCATGGAAAGCACGATCGCCACGCCGAGGGCGACGACGCAGAGCGTTACGGTCACGGCGATCTGCGGCAGGGCATCGGCGTTGAGGCTCTGGAAGAATTGCGGGCCGGTGCGGTAGCCGATGGCAAAAAGGAAGAGCAGGAAGAAGGCCTGCTTCACGTCGTTTGAAAGCTCGGCCCCGGTCTGGCCGATCAACACGCCGGCGAGCAGGCAGCCGGTGACCGCGCCAATCGTGACCCCGAAGACGGTGATCTTGCCGATCGCGTAGCCGATGCCGAGCGCCAGGAACAGGGCGAGTTCCGGATGCGCGCGCAGAATGCTGAACAGGTGATCGATCACGCGGTGTTTCCTCTCGGTGCCAAGCCGAAGAATTCCGCTTCAGCTGGATAATGCGCTGGTTGCTGGGCCGGCGGAAGACGGTCGCCAGCCGGAAATGCGGAGATGCTTGCGGGCCGAAGGAAACGCTGGCCAGGCGTTGGGGAGGGCGGCCGACGGTTGCCGGCCGCCCTTGGTGGTCAGCTGATTTTCAGGCCTTTCGCCGCCTGGTAGGTCTGGACGTAGCCGCGGGCGACCGAGCGCACGGCGCGACCGATCTGCGAATAGGCGTCGTCATTGAGGTTGGCGAAGGAGACGCGCGCCGACCAGCTCGGCGCGTCGAAGCCCGAACCGTTGAGCAGCACGATGCCGTGGTCCTCGGCAAGCCTGAAGGGGATGTCGAGCGGGTGGATGTTGTCCTTCACCCAGGTGACGACATCCTCACCGACATATTTGCGCAGCCAGAATTCGAAGTCGATGATGCCGTAATAGTAGTCGAAATAGATGCCCGGATTGGACTCGACCCCCATGCCCTCGATCAGGTTCCAGAACCGCTTGGTGCAGATGGCCATGCAGGCCTTCTGGTAGACCTTGTCGACATCCATCAGCTCGACCAGGCTGAAAAGCGACATCATCACCTGTTGCGGCAGCGACAGGCCGGCGGTGTGGTTCAGCGCCACGTCGCGGCTGTCGGCGACGATGCGGTCGATGAACTTCACGTCGCGCGGCTTCGGCGTCATCGCCTTGTAGCGCTTTTCGAGGAGCTTCTGGATCGGCTCGCCATGAGCCTTGATCTTCTCGTCGAAGATGTTGTCCTGCGCCACCGCGATGACGCCGAGGCGCCAGCCGGTGCAGCCAAAATACTTCGAGTAGGAATAGACGCCGATGGTGTTGCGCGGCAGATGGCCGAGCAGCGACTGGAAGCCCGGTACGAAGGTGCCGTAGACGTCGTCGGTGAGCACGATCAAGTCAGGGCGCTTCTTGTTGACCAGGTCGACGAGGCGCTTGATCGAATCCGGATCCATCGCAACGGCGGACGGGTTACCGGGGTTGACCAGGAAAAGCGCCTTTACCTTGGGGTTTTCGAGCGCCTTGATGTCTTCGTCGGTGAACTGGAAGCGGTCCTCCTGCTCGGCGCTGACATTGATGGTCTTGAGGTCGTAGTCCTCCAGTTCCGGCATTTCGAGATAAGGCGTGAAGATCGGCGTGCCGAGTGCGATCGTGTCGCCGGCGTTGAGCAGGCGAGCGTTCTTCAGGGCCTTGAAGATGTAGCACATGGCAGCGGTGCCGCCTTCGACAGGGTAGAGATCGAATGTCGCCCTGGGTCGATGGCCGGCGCACATCGCCCACATCAGATATTCATGGGTGATGATCTCGTTGTGGTGCAGCGCGCGGTCGGGCACCGGATAGTTGTCGCCGATGATCGAATCCGTCAGCTCGTGCACAAAGGCGTCCGGATCGAAGTGAAAGGTCTTGATCGCGTAGTTGACGGCGTCGGAGAGCGTCTTTGCCGGCGGAACGCCTTCGTCCTCTTCGTCCCAGTCGGCGGTGCTTTGAAGCAGCTTCTTCGTCCACTTCTCAAACCGGGCATGGGCTCCGTCCTGCGGCGGCATGCCGGCGACACCGGCCTTCGGATCGTAATAGGCGCGCTTGGCTTCGGTCAGCGCGAACTGGCCGAGCAGGAAGAAGGCTTCGCGGGCGCGCGTCGCCGTCCAGTTCGGGTTGCCGCGGCCGGCATTGAGGAAGGCCTTGGCGGCCTTCTGGGAGCTCGTCTTGGCGAGCTTGATCAGTTCGTCCTTGATTTCGAACGGGCTGAGATCGGAGATGCTGTCGTAGAATTTTCTGTCCAACATGATCCACACTCCCTGTGATCTGTGAATTGTGATCGGTGGTCCCGACTGTCGCCCGCCTCAGGCGAGCATGATGACGATGACGAGGCCGAAGATGGTGAGCAGCGTGTTGCCGATGGCGTAGGGCATGCCGTAGCCAAGGGCGGGAACCTTGCTCTTGGCCGCCTCCTGGATCATGCCGAGCGCTGCCGTCGTCGTCCTGACCCCGGCGCAGGCGCCAAACAGGATCGCCGGGTGAAACTTGAAGACGTAGTGGCCGATGAGCACCGAGGCGATCATCGGGATCGAGGTTGCCACCACGCCCCAGATGAACAGCGATATGCCGACCTCCTGCAGACCCGCGACGAAGCCGGGTCCGGCGCCGATGCCGACGACGGCGATGAAGATGTTGAGGCCGAGCGTGTTCATCAGCCAGAGCGCCGGCGACGGGATCCGCCCGAAGGCGGGGTAGGTGGTGCGCAGCCAGCCGAGCACCAGGCCGGCCAAAAGCGCGCCGCCGGAAGTCGAAAGGCCGATCGGGATGCCGCCGATCGTGATCGTAAGCGCCCCGATCATCGCGCCGATGAAGAGCCCCCAGCCGAGGAAGGCGATATCGGTCGTCTCGACGAGACGGTCGGCAAAGCCCAGCGCCTTGATCGCGGCTTCGACATGCTGCTTGGCCCCGCCGATGGTGACGATGTCGCCGCGCTCGACGGTGGTCCCGGGCAAGACCGGGATCTCGACCAGCGAGCGGATGATCTTGCGGGCATAGACGCCGCGCGCCCAGTCCATGGTGCTGACTTCCGCAAGCGTCTTGCCGGCGAGCGCCTTGCTGGTCACGTAGACATCGAGGACTTCGGCTTCGGCATTCAGCAGTTCCTTGTCCTCGACCTCGACAAGCTTCGAATCGAGATTCTCGACGAGTAGGGCACGCCGGCCGGAGAAGGCGACGACGTCGCCGGGCTGCAGTACGGTGTTGCCGTCCGCTTCGATGATCTCGCTGCCGCGCCGGACCCGCTCGACATAGACGCGGATGCCGGGAAGCAGGTTCTTGACCGGCGTCCCGGTCAGGCCGCTTGCCGCATCGATCCGGTAGGCCCGAAGACCGAAGTCGTGGTAGGCGCTGGTGATGCCGGGCTCGGCGCTGGATGTGCCGCCGCCGAGCTTGGCCTCGTATTCCCGGCAGGCCGCCGGAAGGTCGATGCCGAGAAGCTTCGGACCGAGTTGGGCGAGGATGATCGCCGAGCCGATCGTGCCCCAGATATACGTGACCGCGTAGGCGATCGGGATCTGGTCGGAGAAGGTCTTGGCCTGTTCCGGTGTCAGCCCCAGCGAGTTGATCTGGTCCGTGGCGACGCCGATAGCCGCCGAAATCGTCTGCGAACCGGCATACATGCCGGCGCCGTAGCCGAGCGGAAGCCCGGCGATTAGC
The nucleotide sequence above comes from Ensifer sp. PDNC004. Encoded proteins:
- a CDS encoding RidA family protein — translated: MSLEQVVTQPDPYAPFLLSQAIKANGFVFVSGQAAIGDDGNLVGVGDFDRQAEQAFRNLNRALKAAGSGLDKIVKVTIFLRSMENFGKIIELRRKWFSAPYPADSIIEVSSLYSPDALIEIEAIALDGGK
- a CDS encoding LysR substrate-binding domain-containing protein codes for the protein MRKLPPLGALRVFEAAARRMSFKLAAEELNVSATAVSHQIRQLEEILEVKLFERETRQVHLTAAGKALFPVLRDGLDRFEQAIADVRREQAGKVARLTSTVAFVAKRLAPLAGSFREAYPDWTLRLDASNRTIDLEADADAAIRFGGGHYPGLVTEPLFADRFAPVCAPRLAPASVADLKRETLIHFDWGPSRRNDHRAPVWRHWLERAGAPDVDAGAQLSFTDEIHAVQSAIAGQGIALLSLTLVAEELSSGILVQPFDLTLESDRYDLVYSPRMADRPATRVLRDWVRAQFSGDA
- a CDS encoding RDD family protein; translated protein: MAAWHYVIGSERNGPVSDNRLLAMIARDELSPDVLVWRDGQAEWIPARETREIGAAVRRVTPVPAPQAAPPPLPRYPLARPWPRFLARVFDLLLLYIPAIFVLSLAAFALPEDIVDLNPLLLRAAAGDLSSVFSLILLVQLVSFAILALITAAFGTSLGKLIFSVRVVPLLGQKRLGFHLEREFTVWLRGLALSIVPASIVTAILQYRRVSDGQPAGYDERKARVEGKPISGVRLAGGIVSTLLAPILLIMLFTVVLNQIPMSKKDLDVPASTRWVNPETLGEARFDRPFKADTLKGAGNVNTYFEAQDLSVTMLFEHDINVGTGVGSAEYARTWDADLQKFFTVTSPWRPLTIGGKRAYRASAASVGNAAGDIELTFVLTDAGAWRIVVYAGAAKLADLDMERNVTALFETID
- a CDS encoding RDD family protein, giving the protein MTLWHYAVGSEEKGPIDETELLALVRTGALAPDTLVWRSGRGDWMRIADTPELIVEFEPEQPASEQRHDALPPIPSLPLARPWARFWATSLDLALLFYAANLMLTFAVLLLLPWPVLQLYYQEWRIAILVAAVFVSATIAVVLRAVIMALFGTSPGKALFGIRVVQLNGQSRGLFHLTRELMMWLKGLALHIFPLFFVTLILQYRRVAHGEPAGHDRGRARVEGRRISGTRFAAGVVVALLTPVALGKAMDPAATWMVAALTPPPPMQTFVNPVTGRQATFEAAWVVENLSRDNMLFAISSDQAGGGMYFGHEQIPATMDERQYAEVLAELQARAGYEASADWAPVMINGQGAMRLAMKSTKEPDTTAEITIALRGRDAWRMVTFLMEGKKRDEAFAALEAAVFRTIE
- a CDS encoding SLC13 family permease: MTADQSLAFIVIGAMMAFFIWGRFRYDVIACSALMLAVAVGIVPYDHAFDGFSDDIVIIVGSALIVSAGVARSGIVDAAIQRFLPNISSVRAQLALLVITVTVLSAFIKNIGALAIMLPVAFQFARRSNVQPSAFLMPMAFGSLIGGLMTQVGTSPNIVVSRVRQELTGESFTMFDFTPVGATLALVGCIFLLFAYKLVPQRTSQQISVHSAIEITDYTSEAVVAAGSPAIGKALSNLVKLGDGGAVVIAIFRRGLHLAPLPDVTLEADDILLFEGDPGALDRIVSQGKLKIAGDRAPHGREKAGDEIEAIEAVVGSGSPLEGMSAQRLALFNTHNINLLAVSRQGERLKQRLGSIRLRAGDIIVLQGARRELTLFLQDFGCLPLAQREILLGTTRKAPLPLLVLAAAMGSTAVGLVPVPIAFFAAALAMVVFRIIPLRDFYRSVDGPILVMLAALIPVSDSLRTTGGTDVIAQWLGTVAAGLPPAGALTIILLAAMAVTPFLNNAATVLVMAPIAASFAGALGYRPEAFLMAVAIGAGCDFLTPIGHQCNTLVMGPGGYKFSDYPRLGLPLSIVIVIVSIPALMLVWPLR
- a CDS encoding SRPBCC family protein, with translation MSPKPTGHVSGNDLILTRTFRAPIDDVWTSVTRSESTALWFGRWEGEAGPGKTVRLQLLHEKSQPWTDVLIEECAAPHRLVVVMKDDAGAWRIELTFTQKGDETELQLLQTLSDPKLAGDVGPGWEYYLDMLVAVRAGKPLPSFSDYYPSQKAHYLEGV
- a CDS encoding aspartate:alanine exchanger family transporter — translated: MIDHLFSILRAHPELALFLALGIGYAIGKITVFGVTIGAVTGCLLAGVLIGQTGAELSNDVKQAFFLLFLFAIGYRTGPQFFQSLNADALPQIAVTVTLCVVALGVAIVLSMLFGFDLGTAAGVLAGGATESATVGVAIDTFRKTAPTPEAASQFESAVATGFAVAYLVGVVTAILVQSQLAPRMFGRSLKDACAELEAELKIAPQNGGDTARREIEARAFVIADALVGLTVAEAEAKVPENQKAYIEQIRRAEEIITPAPKERLQAGDVIAVAGLRGFLVEYSSRIGTEIDDRTLLDIPVEVLDVVVTNKDVAGKRLWQLRQQPESRSVFLRSILRAGQPIPIFPGLTVRRGDVMSIAGARRHVEEAATLLGYADRETTATDMVFVGVFIFLGGLIGIPALKLGALEIGLGVAVGVLIAGLCAGWLRSVRRTFGFVPEATLWFFDSVGLCAFIACVGISAGPSFVAGLVQSGPALVIASFLICAISHVAALALGRWVFRMNEGVLAGTCCGAGTSAPALAAVQEAAGSKVPTLGYGLGYAIGNVLLALWGAVLVTVLA
- a CDS encoding bifunctional aspartate transaminase/aspartate 4-decarboxylase, which produces MLDRKFYDSISDLSPFEIKDELIKLAKTSSQKAAKAFLNAGRGNPNWTATRAREAFFLLGQFALTEAKRAYYDPKAGVAGMPPQDGAHARFEKWTKKLLQSTADWDEEDEGVPPAKTLSDAVNYAIKTFHFDPDAFVHELTDSIIGDNYPVPDRALHHNEIITHEYLMWAMCAGHRPRATFDLYPVEGGTAAMCYIFKALKNARLLNAGDTIALGTPIFTPYLEMPELEDYDLKTINVSAEQEDRFQFTDEDIKALENPKVKALFLVNPGNPSAVAMDPDSIKRLVDLVNKKRPDLIVLTDDVYGTFVPGFQSLLGHLPRNTIGVYSYSKYFGCTGWRLGVIAVAQDNIFDEKIKAHGEPIQKLLEKRYKAMTPKPRDVKFIDRIVADSRDVALNHTAGLSLPQQVMMSLFSLVELMDVDKVYQKACMAICTKRFWNLIEGMGVESNPGIYFDYYYGIIDFEFWLRKYVGEDVVTWVKDNIHPLDIPFRLAEDHGIVLLNGSGFDAPSWSARVSFANLNDDAYSQIGRAVRSVARGYVQTYQAAKGLKIS